The following is a genomic window from Pseudophryne corroboree isolate aPseCor3 chromosome 3, aPseCor3.hap2, whole genome shotgun sequence.
AACAATACTATACATGCGTTTCACAGTGATATGCATATGTTGCAAGCGGGCACATAAACTCTCAAATTGGTAACACAGAATTAATAACATACAAAATGTTTAACATACTGTATTGAGTTGGGCTTTTGAGAAGCCAGAGGTTTCACTGAGAACTCATTATAGTATTACCATATCAGAATtatacaaaaatgttttttttagtaTAAGCAGTGCTTAAATTACTTGTGGAGAGGTGATGGGACCCACTTCTCCCGCCACCTACCCTTATCATTaggtagaggcagggccagtgccaGGGTAACCGCCAGAGTGACAGAGAGAAATGTTATTTTATGTTTGAGTGGTGTGTGTACACACATAGATATGCCTATGAATGACGTCATTCACATacatatcgcgttggccctgcaGTACAGCTGACACCCAATATATCTGCACATATATTGGCGCATTTAGCTGTGTGTGCTGGCGACCCCGCTGACACCTGTACACTGGCTGCTGAGACTGCCAATGACAGACATCTCAACTAGGCCAGCAAGttcaaatgcctgcccagttgtgatgtcagcacAGACACATCTAGTGACCAATCAGTAAGTGTGTACGCTTACAATAACTGGTCGCCCGATTGGTGGATACGGCGGTCTGCAGACAGGCTGGATAAGTGTTTACCCAGCCTTAGACTAGTATTTATCTGTATGTGCTTTATTGACTTGGAATTGCTGAGTGTTCAGATCTTTCCTGGGTGATATCTCTTGCTACACTCAGCTGACTCAGCCCTTGGAGATAGACAAAACTGTCAGCTAGTTAGTGGTAAAAATAGATTCCAATGACTTTACTGCCCTGTTATACATGGCATGCCGTTACGATTGATATAGAGGAGCTACAATGATAACAAGTTTAGTTGTATAACATACAAATATTTGTTGAATAACTATGTGTCCAACTAATGGCAGCAATATTGGAAACTCAATTCAGGGTTTAGATAGTAAGATCTAGATCAAGTGTTCACACATTTACTTATGTGGAAAATTAGCTTACCCATGCTGTTAGCATAAAGACCTTTATTTCTTGCATTCTAGCAGAATAGCAAAATGAAACCATTCCTGTGCTATTATTTAATGCGCCTTAACTTGATTAATTATTGACCTTCATTAATTATTTTATCTATTCATTAATTATTGTATCTATTTTTATTTCTGCCAGGTGTTAAGTGATTGTCAAGATGAGTCAGAACACTGATACATGGAGGTTGGTGAATTTTAAAGAGCACAGCTGGTACCAGCACAGCACGATGTACAGGAAAACCCTTCAAAGCCGCTTTATGCAGAAAGATGGCAGCTGTAATGTCTACTTCAAGAGCATCCTTGGTCAGTGGGAGAGCTACGTTGTTGACCTCTTCACCACATTGGTTGATACCAAATGGCGCCACATGCTTATCATATTCTCCCTATCATATGTACTATCATGGCTGTTATTTGGTCTCATTTTCTGGGTCATAGCCTTTCAGCATGGAGATCTAAGCAACATGGAGATTGCTCCTTGCATTGACAATGTGCACACGTTTGCAGGTGCATTTTTATTCTCACTAGAGACACAGACAACCATTGGCTATGGGAGCCGTTGCGTGACAGAGGAATGCTCTGTGGCAATTATATTGGTAACTCTGCAATCGGTGTTTAGCTGCATCATTGACACATTCATTATAGGTGCCGCCATGGCAAAGATGGCAACAGCCCAGAAAAGGGCACAAACTATACGCTTCAGTTACTTTGCCCTTGTAGGTGTGCGAGATGGTAAACTGTGCCTCATGTGGCGTGTTGGTGACTTTAGGCCAAACCATGTAGTAGAGGGAAATGTAAGAGCCCAACTTTTACGTTATCATGAAGACCACGAGAAAGGGATCACCATGGAATACAAAGATCTAAAATTGGTAAATGATCAAATAATATTGGTCACTCCAGTCACTGTTGTCCATGTTATTGACCAAGATAGCCCTTTATATGCTCTGGATCGTAAAGCATTGGCTTCAGACAGATTTGAAATCCTAGTTACATTTATATACACAGGCGATTCCACCGGAACATCCCACCAGTCTCGGACATCCTACCTACCCCGTGAAATCCTTTGGGGTTTCAGATTCAACAATATCTTacaggcaaaaaaaaaatattataaagtaGATTGTGAACAGTTTGAGGAAATGACTGAATACTATGCCCCTTTCTGCAGCGCAAAGCAACTGGACATTAATTCCATGCCGGCGAGTCCATCCTCCAGCTCAGCACCCAATGGCTTAACCAGTGTTTTACTTTCAAAGCCAATGCTCAATATCTTATCCAGTGTAGAGCCTACAAGCTCCCTCACCAATGACTTACACAAAGCTCCATCTACAGCCTCAATACCCAATAACTTACTAAATGTAGCATCCACCGAAGAGTCTCCAAGCTCCATAATCCATGGATTACACAATGCTTCATCTGCAGCCTCAATACAAAATGACTTACTTAACTTAGCTTCTGCAAGCCCAATGCCAAATGGCCTCTCCAAGGTATCGCGAACCATGACCACTGTGTCATCACTTGGGACTGCAGACAGCAGTGACGAAGACAATGCAGAACACTGCACCGTTGTGCAGGAAGTGTCTTACCAAAAAGTTTTTATGACTGTGAGCAAAGTGTCACTAGAATCCTAAAATAAGAGCATCGTtgattacttttatactttaactcaATCACACTTAGTATAAATGTGGTTCCCCACTTAGCACCTTGTAACAAAACCTCATTCATTTAGTAATGAGACATTTAAGAGTGTTAGTACAGCAAAATTATCTGACACATGCAATGCTAAGCAAGTTCTGCTTTTAAGGTGAGACAGACATTACAAATGGTGTCAACACTATATCAGCGATCTTATAATCAAAACTTTGCAATACTTCTTTAAAAAATGTAATGACTCTGCTATTTATCCACATTACAAGGAAAAAATCATTAGGAAATGCTAAATGGAGTTCTTTGCATTAAAAACAACACAGGATACTTTTGGGAATGTGACCTTAggggtagggtggccaatcccatccATTTTTTAAATCCTGGGAATCGTCCTGGAGATTCCCAGGATACCCAGGATCGGCTGCATTTGTGTCCCACCCCCCTTCCCTGCCCAGGCCAGATAACTCACAGCAATCTGTCTGGGAGGGTGAGACACTTCCTACGCGATATCGTCGGCTGGACGGGCAGTGCGGTGGTGAGGTCCGGCAGCTGGGCGGGtggctgcacagcgtgacctctgacttcgtgTCACGCTGCGCAGGCCAACAGGAGCCGGCGGAGGTAAGCAGggagagccgggcagcgtctgagcatcctgaggatgctcaacgctacCCGACATATCCAAAAATAGGttggtggccaatcccgaaatccaatggattgaatcccggccaattttaggccccaatcacgggattggccaccctaattagGGGTGCTGTTACTGCTGTAGATTACGTTTAACCATTGCTTGTAGGTGTACTTGTAATGAGGATCTGGCTTGCTTTTAGAGACCACTGCTTCAGCACATAAGTGCTGTATATGTAAAGTATGTATCTCATACACCACTGTATAGAGGATTATGCAGCATTTTAGTATTCTAGGGTGAGTCGTGTCACtgaatttctaacattttgacactAACAGTTATAGATAAGACAAACTctacaatttgaaaaaaaaaaaagtattccaaTGTTCCCTAAAGTTTGCTGAAAACACAAAATCCATCCCATACTGTACTTCCTTTTAGGACACTGGCTTATAGAAGCCTGTTCTCATGTATCATGTTTTTGTCACTTTGCCTACAGCAGTAGCTTTAACTATGAGAAAATAAGCAGTGTAAGGGCTTGAATGGAAAGAATTGTAGTTCCCTGGGAAAACAAGGACACATAGGAAACCTGGTTATATAATATATAACCTATattatttagattgtaagcttgcgagcagggccttcctacctctgtctgtctgtctgtctgtctgtctttgcccagttttgttctataattgttgttctaattgtaaagcgcaacggaatatgctgcgctatataagatactgctaataaataataaatattattacTATCATGTCAATTGTAAAATCACTCACAAATATGAGAGGGAAACTATGTGCACTGGCTTTACCGGAATACAAATTGAGACACTGAGGAGGAATGGTCCAGAAGAATTCTAGGTCCCTGACAAAGCATTCTGTGGTTTTTTAAAAAAGGAACTGACGTTGTTTTCTATTTTCTGTTTATTTTACAGCCAAACAATCTTTATTTCTGTATTACCCTCGTTCTTGTTTCAGCAAGTGCCCTTCCCTTGTAACTTTGTACTGTAAGACTTGTCTGCTGTTTATTAGTCACATAAATAGATTAAAGACACTTTATTTTTTACTTTTGGTGGAATGTTTGATGATTTCCAGGGTAGGAAGACAATTTTCCCCAAGCAAGCTGTTGCAGAGGTTGGCTGGTGCTTAGAGACAGAAGGGGCACCTGTCAATGCTACATTCAATACACTGATCAGAACACAGGCTATTTATACTTCAGTACGTGTAGCAATGATTTCCTGGCAGGTGAACTTGAATGCTGCTTATATTAAATTGCTGCCTCTTTCAAGGTTGTAACAAGGGTTGTACGAGCATTGTCATTACACAGGGCCCTGGGGTGCCACTGTCGCTGCCCCACTGCTGCTGCAGCTAGCTTGCAGGGTGCCTGGAACTGCACCATGCAGCAAGTCACACTAATGCAGAGCTGGCGATGCACGGGCTAGCCACCCTGCAGTTTGTAGAGCTACCTAGAGCATTGTAAGCTACTTTCCATAGTCAGAGGTCCCACCTCTAAGTATGGCATCTTGACATCACAGATTTAGGAGATGCGGCCAGCACAGGGCATTGATTTCTGTAAAACTTCTGTTAAAACATGTTAATGTAAATGTGATTGGCTGTTTATGTTTAATTGCTACTTAGTAGTAGTAAACATTTCTAGCTCTGCAATGTTACAGGTATGGTATGGTGTAAGTTTTCCCCAGCTCGTTGATTCCATTTTATGCTGTAAAAAGCAATTGCATCAGTGCACATTGCATTAATCGGACAAAAAAAATAGACGACCAGCATTAGCCCTGTAGCAtagcacacagggcctaattcagatgtggttggagttgctatcactgctgcttctttggAAGCATCAATAGCTCTGAGTGGTAATATTACAAGAAGACACCTCTTGTTGCAGTAGTAGgaagcagcatcggatcactcacaCACCATCGGACGTACAAGCCACCCCTTTGCAGATGCCAAGAAATATCTGTGCAAAtatgaagatccctggcctctagcCTCCCCATAAATGACAGCACCacacctccattttgggaaacaaaGGCCGTTGCTGCCTTCTACCCACCCCACAAATGGCAGCACGCTGTTAACCATTGACAGTTTGCTGCCGTCTTGTTTCCTAAATCCTGCAAgtagttttttttattaaactttgaTGTGACTTATATACATTGTACCTACAATATGTTACTGCCTTCCTGCAAACTCGGGCGCACTTGCAGCTTGCATAGGTTTCTCAAGAGACTAGGAAGTAGTTGTGTGCCCTTAAGTTTGCTAGGCAGATCATCAAGGTGGCCAGACACATCAAGTGTACTTGTAAATGAGGTGCAACGTACGTTATAGCTTCACTGTATGTACCTACAAGTAAAAATGCTAAATAAATTCGGATGAACATTATAACCTACCTAAATAAGAAGCTTTAAACTCACCAAATACATGAAAGCTCGAATTAAGAAACACTACTTTGCCATTTATCATCTCTAGAGGGTCACTTCTTGGTGTATCTGACTGCTTCCTATTGcacacaatgggggagatgtactgtattaagcctggagaagggataaagcagtgataatgcaccagccagtcagctcccaactgtcatttttcaaatctgtaatgattgactggtgcattatcaccctgcgcttatcactgctttataacttctccagattaatacatctgccccattgtgaccTATACTACCCATCCAAAGTTTTAGAACAtccccacttttctagtgtttattGAAATGAAAGCAATTCCAGTCAAGGGAATAATCTGAAATGTTACAAAGTTAAGAGGTAAACTgctaaaggtaaaaaaaaaaaacagtttatgaCAAATGGTATGTAAATTTCAGCGTTCCTGCATACAAAAAAGGCCTTTTTCAGGGAACAAGCAATGGGTTAAGAACTTGCAGTTGCTCCCCAGTAATGAAAAAGAGGCTTGTCTGTGCCATGAAACACCACCAGTGGACTACTGAAGACAAGAGGTCTTTTTGAATGCTGTCCAATAAGCAAAAGGATGGTCCTTCAGTGTGTGGGGTTTGTTTACTTACCGAAGGTTCCCATCATGGTAAAGTCCACAATTTAAACTGCGTAAAAGTTTAATGAAAACTGAAAAATTGGGTTTTCTAAAACGTTTGACAGGTATTATACATTAGGGCTTCATTTCACTGGTTGCCAAATGGGCACAGTTTCTCTTCTCCCCTCAGAAAATTGATCTCCTGCCAGAGAAGAAGTTTCTGAACCAATCACCTGACCAACAAACCTCTACCCTTGCTGTTAGAAGAAACTGAACCAGAAGGAACGTCTTGCCTATAGGGGAATAGTCGGGCCCTTTGATATACAGTAGCTACAATGAGCTAACAGAGCTATAGATGGCTCTTTATTGAAAACCGCTGTACTTAAGTAAAAGCTGGAGGTATCTGTGACAACTGTGGTGTTCCAGGCTTAATTAATAACCGTGATACTTAAATATGCCATACCTTGAAAAATAGCCCTCTGAGTATCTACTTTTCCTTTTCAATTATTGTCTATTTAGAGCTACAAAATTGTAATGTGGAGATTTTCATTGACAAGAAACCAGGATCTGTTTTGAGTGTTGTTATGGCAGGAAACGGCAACTTTTAAACATTGTATTTCTTTAGCTACAAAATTCTGGTGTTTTGTAGCCATGCGACATTATGTTTATTTGTTTGTAGCATTTCATTTTCTGTTTACTGCACATTCTTTCTATATTTCCTTCAAACAATCATTCATGAATAGAACAGTGCCCTAAATGAAGAGATAATGCATCTTGAAGATCAGGTGAAGGGAAAGGGTTGTATTGTGGGAATGTGAATGGAGAAGCCTCACC
Proteins encoded in this region:
- the KCNJ16 gene encoding inward rectifier potassium channel 16; amino-acid sequence: MSQNTDTWRLVNFKEHSWYQHSTMYRKTLQSRFMQKDGSCNVYFKSILGQWESYVVDLFTTLVDTKWRHMLIIFSLSYVLSWLLFGLIFWVIAFQHGDLSNMEIAPCIDNVHTFAGAFLFSLETQTTIGYGSRCVTEECSVAIILVTLQSVFSCIIDTFIIGAAMAKMATAQKRAQTIRFSYFALVGVRDGKLCLMWRVGDFRPNHVVEGNVRAQLLRYHEDHEKGITMEYKDLKLVNDQIILVTPVTVVHVIDQDSPLYALDRKALASDRFEILVTFIYTGDSTGTSHQSRTSYLPREILWGFRFNNILQAKKKYYKVDCEQFEEMTEYYAPFCSAKQLDINSMPASPSSSSAPNGLTSVLLSKPMLNILSSVEPTSSLTNDLHKAPSTASIPNNLLNVASTEESPSSIIHGLHNASSAASIQNDLLNLASASPMPNGLSKVSRTMTTVSSLGTADSSDEDNAEHCTVVQEVSYQKVFMTVSKVSLES